The Deltaproteobacteria bacterium HGW-Deltaproteobacteria-4 region TTAGGCCAAGCGCGCGGGGATGGGCGGCGCGCAGCTTGACCAGGTAGCCGTCAGGGCCGGCAACCTGATGGACCTCCTGCACACCGGGGAGAGCGGCCAGGCGTTTACCGAGAGTGCCGTTGGCGGTTGGATCGACTTCAACAAACATGAAGGCGGCCAATCCCTGGCCGAAAGGATGGGGATTGAGCCGAACCTCGTAGCCCTCAATGATACCGCGCTCTTCAAGCTTGCGAATACGCTCAAGGACCGCCGATGGCGCCATCCCCACCTGGCGGGCGACCTCGGCATTGGGAATTCTTGCCTTATCTTGAAGAATGCACAGTATTTGCAGGTCTATTTCGTCGTTTATTCTTAAAGTATGCATATGGACAGAATTATATCCATTTGTATCGTGATTGTCAAGAATTGTTACTCCTGCTCTATCCTTTCGTCTCCCCGTTTCAGGAAAAAACTTTACTCTCCCGACCCTTTTCGCTAAAGTGCTTGAGCTTAATCATCCCCCTGCGGAGGCCCTTTATGGCGGTCAATAAAGTTATACTCGTCGGTCATCTTGGTAAAGATCCAGAGTTACGTTACACCCCGTCTGGAGATGCCGTTGCTACTTTCACATTGGCGACTTCCGAGCGATTCAAGGGTCGGGATGGCCAGATGCAGGAAAAAACCGAATGGCACAACATTGTCGTTTGGCGGCAACTAGCTGAAATTTGTGGAAAATTTTTACACAAGGGAAAACAGGTTTATCTCGAAGGAAAGATTCAGTCGCGCTCTTACGATGACCGTGATGGCAACAAGCGCTATATCACGGAAATTGTCGCCGACCAGATGCAGATGATGGGGAATAAGGGTGAAGGCGAGGGGCGTGGAAGTGACTATCAGCAAAAACGTCCTGCGACCGAGACCGCTTCCTCCGCGCCAGCACGTGTCTCGCAGAGTTACGAGGAAGAACCTCCTTTTAATGCGGATGACGAAATTCCCTTCTGACCGTCAGTAATTTATAATTTGTTTAAATAGAAGCCCCAATCCCAGTAATATCTGGCAGTTGGGGCTTTTTTTTGTTGAAATAAAGATTGACAAGATATTCAGATTTTGGTAGTAATATTTCTGTAGAAATAAAAAAGGAGGTTTGAGATGTCCAAAGTCGAGCAACTTAAATTTTTTGACGGCGAAAGATACCCCATCCTCCTGGATGACGAAGGCCTACCTGATTTCTGGGTAACGCTCTTTAT contains the following coding sequences:
- a CDS encoding Lrp/AsnC family transcriptional regulator, whose protein sequence is MNDEIDLQILCILQDKARIPNAEVARQVGMAPSAVLERIRKLEERGIIEGYEVRLNPHPFGQGLAAFMFVEVDPTANGTLGKRLAALPGVQEVHQVAGPDGYLVKLRAAHPRALGLIIRDQVQTLPGVRTTRTQVVLDTIKETRRIALESPVDQVI
- a CDS encoding single-stranded DNA-binding protein gives rise to the protein MAVNKVILVGHLGKDPELRYTPSGDAVATFTLATSERFKGRDGQMQEKTEWHNIVVWRQLAEICGKFLHKGKQVYLEGKIQSRSYDDRDGNKRYITEIVADQMQMMGNKGEGEGRGSDYQQKRPATETASSAPARVSQSYEEEPPFNADDEIPF